The Epilithonimonas zeae genome contains a region encoding:
- a CDS encoding acyl-CoA dehydrogenase family protein gives MSTETQTLNGGEFLVKDITAQEIFSIEELSEEQTMLRDSAKEFIDKEVVPNKERFEKKDYAYTEEVMRKIGEMGFLGIAVPEAYGGLGMGFVTTMLACDYISGTTGSLATAYGAHTGIGTLPILLYGSEYLKNKYLPDLAAGTKFGAYCLTEPDAGSDANSGKTRAKLSEDGKHYIINGQKMWISNAGFADTFTLFAKIDDDKNITGFVINRSELENPESMTFGEEEHKLGIRASSTRQVFFNDMKIPVENLLGERNNGFKIALNALNVGRIKLAAACLDAQRRILNHSLTYSTERKQFGVSINTFGAIRKKLAEMATGAFVSEAGSYRGAKDVENKIEELVAGGMNHEEAELKGVEEFAVECSILKVFVSDLAQHSADEGIQIFGGMGFSEDTPMESAWRDSRISRIYEGTNEINRLLAVGMLIKRTMQGKIDLLTPAKNVGKELMGIPSFDIPDYSEYMSEEKEVIKNLKKVFLMVSGSALQKYMMDIEKQQHLLLNASEILNQIYMAESAILRAEKHFDTDSVEAAMARLNLYKAVDIIATNAKEGIVSFSEGDEQRMMLAGLRRFTKYVNTPNPIALTEKIAAHFIAKGSY, from the coding sequence ATGAGTACTGAAACCCAAACATTAAACGGTGGCGAATTCCTTGTAAAGGACATCACTGCTCAGGAAATCTTCAGCATCGAAGAACTTTCCGAAGAACAAACAATGCTTCGCGATTCTGCGAAAGAATTCATAGATAAAGAAGTGGTTCCGAACAAAGAACGCTTCGAGAAAAAAGATTACGCCTACACGGAAGAAGTGATGCGTAAAATTGGAGAAATGGGATTCCTGGGAATCGCTGTTCCGGAAGCTTACGGCGGATTGGGAATGGGATTCGTGACCACAATGCTGGCTTGCGATTACATCTCTGGAACAACTGGCTCATTAGCAACAGCTTATGGCGCACACACTGGAATCGGAACTTTGCCAATCCTACTTTACGGAAGCGAATATCTGAAAAACAAATACCTTCCGGACTTAGCGGCTGGAACTAAATTTGGTGCTTATTGCTTGACTGAGCCGGACGCTGGTTCTGACGCCAACAGCGGAAAAACAAGAGCCAAACTTTCCGAAGACGGCAAACATTACATCATCAACGGACAAAAAATGTGGATTTCCAATGCAGGTTTTGCAGACACTTTCACATTGTTTGCCAAGATTGACGATGACAAAAACATCACTGGATTCGTCATTAACCGTTCTGAATTGGAAAATCCTGAGAGTATGACTTTCGGAGAGGAAGAACACAAATTGGGAATCCGTGCGTCTTCTACGCGTCAGGTTTTCTTCAATGATATGAAAATTCCGGTTGAGAATCTTTTGGGCGAAAGAAACAACGGTTTCAAAATCGCTCTTAATGCCCTGAACGTTGGCCGAATCAAATTGGCAGCGGCTTGTCTGGATGCACAAAGAAGAATTCTGAACCATTCACTGACTTATTCTACGGAGAGAAAACAGTTTGGCGTTTCTATCAATACTTTCGGCGCGATTCGCAAGAAATTGGCAGAGATGGCGACTGGCGCTTTCGTGAGTGAGGCTGGTTCGTACCGTGGTGCAAAAGATGTCGAAAATAAAATCGAGGAATTGGTTGCCGGGGGAATGAACCACGAGGAAGCGGAACTGAAAGGCGTAGAGGAATTCGCTGTAGAATGTTCAATCCTGAAAGTTTTCGTTTCAGATTTAGCACAGCATTCAGCAGACGAAGGCATCCAAATCTTCGGTGGAATGGGCTTCTCAGAAGATACACCAATGGAATCTGCCTGGAGAGATTCAAGGATTTCCAGAATCTACGAAGGAACCAACGAAATCAACAGACTTCTTGCCGTTGGAATGCTCATCAAACGTACAATGCAAGGGAAAATCGACCTTTTGACGCCTGCAAAAAATGTAGGAAAAGAATTGATGGGAATTCCGTCTTTCGACATTCCGGATTATTCAGAATATATGTCTGAGGAAAAAGAAGTCATCAAAAACCTGAAAAAAGTATTCCTGATGGTTTCCGGTTCTGCCCTTCAAAAATATATGATGGACATCGAGAAACAACAGCATCTTCTCCTGAACGCTTCCGAAATCCTGAACCAAATCTATATGGCAGAATCAGCCATCCTGAGAGCGGAGAAACATTTCGATACAGATTCTGTAGAAGCAGCAATGGCAAGACTGAATCTTTACAAAGCCGTTGACATCATCGCCACCAACGCCAAAGAAGGCATCGTCTCTTTCTCGGAAGGCGACGAGCAAAGAATGATGCTAGCCGGACTAAGACGTTTTACAAAATACGTGAACACGCCAAATCCAATTGCGTTGACAGAAAAGATTGCCGCTCATTTTATAGCGAAAGGTTCTTACTAG
- a CDS encoding DUF763 domain-containing protein: MKRSGTADLPLHYGQVPPWLYERMSTLGLAIVEVILADYGKDEVLRRLADPFWFQSFGAVMGMDWHSSGITTSVMGALKRSINPHSKSLGIYIAGGKGKFSKDTPNELLKIADSTGLDGNELVRCSKLSAKVDNTAIQDGYQLYLHNFILSDQGNWAVVQQGMHDSDGTARRYHWLSENVSSFVNEPHTGISGVNRGNILNLTSAQAEQSRNGIVDITKTDSEKWMQDFQRLILPAHHEVLASDVDMKKLGNILWLARENQPENFEELLMLKGVGPRTMQSLALVSEVIHGAPSRFTDPARFSFAHGGKDGHPFPVPTKTYDETISILRTGIEKSKLGNTDKSQAIKKLHEIALRTEANFTPDFNLEEVIEEERQNSWRFGGKTVFGDAKPGKSGGIQLSLF; the protein is encoded by the coding sequence ATGAAACGTTCGGGAACTGCAGATTTGCCTTTACATTACGGTCAGGTTCCGCCTTGGCTTTATGAACGTATGTCCACACTTGGGCTGGCGATTGTGGAAGTGATTCTTGCCGATTATGGTAAAGATGAAGTTCTGAGAAGGCTGGCAGACCCATTTTGGTTTCAGAGTTTTGGGGCGGTGATGGGAATGGACTGGCATTCGTCCGGCATCACAACATCTGTGATGGGCGCTTTGAAACGTTCCATCAACCCGCATTCCAAATCGCTGGGAATCTACATTGCTGGCGGAAAAGGAAAATTCTCCAAAGATACACCGAATGAACTTCTGAAAATTGCAGATTCAACCGGACTTGACGGGAATGAGTTGGTGCGTTGCAGTAAGTTGTCTGCGAAGGTTGATAACACGGCTATCCAAGATGGTTATCAGCTTTATCTTCATAATTTTATTTTATCAGACCAAGGGAATTGGGCGGTTGTTCAGCAAGGGATGCACGATTCCGACGGCACTGCGAGGCGTTACCACTGGCTTTCTGAGAATGTCAGTTCTTTTGTGAATGAGCCTCACACGGGGATTTCCGGTGTGAATCGTGGCAATATTCTTAATCTGACTTCTGCTCAGGCGGAACAAAGCAGAAACGGCATTGTGGACATCACGAAAACCGATTCTGAGAAATGGATGCAGGATTTCCAACGCTTGATTTTGCCGGCGCATCACGAGGTTTTGGCCAGTGATGTGGATATGAAAAAGCTGGGAAATATTCTTTGGTTGGCGAGGGAAAATCAGCCTGAGAATTTTGAGGAATTGCTGATGCTGAAAGGCGTTGGCCCCAGAACGATGCAGTCTCTGGCGCTTGTGAGTGAGGTGATTCACGGGGCGCCGTCGAGATTTACAGACCCAGCGCGGTTTTCTTTTGCGCACGGCGGGAAAGACGGTCATCCGTTTCCTGTGCCTACCAAAACCTACGACGAAACCATTTCTATCCTAAGAACCGGCATCGAGAAATCTAAGTTGGGGAATACCGATAAAAGCCAAGCCATCAAGAAACTTCACGAGATTGCTTTGAGAACGGAAGCGAACTTTACGCCGGATTTTAACCTTGAAGAAGTGATAGAAGAGGAGCGACAAAACTCTTGGCGATTTGGCGGGAAAACGGTTTTTGGTGATGCGAAGCCAGGGAAGAGTGGTGGTATTCAGTTGAGTTTGTTTTAA
- a CDS encoding arsenate reductase family protein → MKKVFYLKTCGTNKKIMTPLDLSNWELREIKAQPITEAELEEMYEKTKSYEALFSKKSTQIKERGIDVSTLKEKDFKKLILDHYSFLKRPVFITDNEVFAGSDKKNLESLNAFFEK, encoded by the coding sequence ATGAAAAAAGTATTCTATCTCAAAACCTGTGGAACCAACAAGAAAATAATGACGCCTCTTGATCTTTCCAATTGGGAATTGAGAGAAATAAAAGCCCAACCGATAACCGAAGCAGAACTGGAAGAGATGTATGAGAAAACGAAATCTTACGAAGCGCTTTTCAGTAAAAAATCGACACAAATCAAGGAAAGAGGAATTGATGTCAGTACTTTAAAAGAAAAGGATTTTAAGAAGTTGATTCTTGACCATTACAGTTTTTTGAAACGTCCGGTTTTCATCACAGATAATGAAGTTTTTGCAGGAAGTGATAAAAAGAATCTTGAAAGTCTGAATGCTTTTTTTGAGAAGTAA
- a CDS encoding acyl-CoA thioesterase — translation MENKPVTFQFISEPTDVNFGGNVHGGSVMKWIDQVGYACASNWSGTYCVTVYVGGIRFYQPIKIGEIVKLESHVIFTGSTSMHIAIDVFSRNVKEKKFEKKTHCIIVFVAVDENGKAMQVPKWKPTTEKQIQLEQYAKKLMNLRKDIEDEMKPFL, via the coding sequence ATGGAAAACAAACCAGTCACGTTTCAGTTTATTTCTGAACCAACGGACGTTAATTTTGGAGGCAATGTTCACGGCGGAAGTGTGATGAAATGGATAGATCAAGTGGGTTACGCCTGCGCCAGTAATTGGTCGGGAACTTATTGTGTAACAGTTTATGTCGGCGGAATCCGATTTTATCAACCTATCAAAATTGGGGAAATTGTCAAATTGGAATCGCACGTCATTTTCACAGGAAGCACAAGTATGCATATTGCTATTGATGTGTTTTCCAGAAACGTAAAGGAGAAAAAATTCGAAAAGAAAACGCATTGCATTATTGTTTTTGTAGCGGTTGATGAAAACGGAAAAGCAATGCAAGTTCCAAAATGGAAACCAACTACAGAAAAGCAAATTCAGCTGGAACAATACGCGAAAAAACTAATGAACCTGAGAAAAGATATCGAAGATGAGATGAAACCATTTTTATGA
- a CDS encoding T9SS-dependent choice-of-anchor J family protein, with translation MNKKIISLLALSLVVNINAQVFNAGFENNNGTPLSQFKTINADGLTVPEWGQVQEFNTEAWIQFYDGYDNKIAFSTSYYSPEGQANDWLITPAITIPSEGTPTLYWKGKSYDFEYTDSYAVKVSATNDSPESFTTLTQIDAEQPFDYASHTLDLSDYKGKTIYLAFVNNTNSGTYLALDDLYISQSADCVMPSLDGFSVSELKPNSVKIDWSSTSGINNYDAGLTTFNTYVSSKGITSATTKSFDNLQAGKRYQFFLKNADCGSGWAGPKSIWTPTELPYSYDFEKTVENFGEYDSDGWASNTWLMGENEAVAQNGSGYAYNNTSTSATAKNDWLFSYPIYLKNGETVTAKYYTSIGNESAEPATLKVAIASAQNKDSIIQNLSTQTVSQQTYTEHTVSYTATADQVYYFGFGNTTAQVTTTTALRLDNISFSKSNLAVSDVNKTNIKVYPNPVVDQLNIKTDETIKSVQVYSLDGKLLKTINGNTTTVDFKNYPKGSYLVKIETNKSTTSQKVIK, from the coding sequence TTGAACAAAAAAATTATCAGTTTATTAGCCTTATCATTAGTGGTTAATATCAATGCGCAGGTTTTCAATGCAGGTTTCGAAAACAATAACGGCACACCGCTGTCTCAATTCAAAACAATCAATGCAGATGGATTAACAGTACCGGAATGGGGACAAGTACAGGAATTCAACACAGAAGCCTGGATTCAGTTTTATGACGGTTATGATAACAAAATAGCTTTTAGTACATCTTATTATTCTCCGGAAGGTCAGGCAAATGATTGGTTGATTACACCAGCAATTACAATTCCTTCTGAAGGAACACCCACACTTTACTGGAAAGGAAAATCGTATGATTTTGAATATACAGACTCCTACGCTGTAAAAGTTTCTGCAACCAATGACAGCCCGGAATCTTTCACAACACTGACTCAGATTGATGCCGAGCAACCGTTTGACTACGCATCGCATACGTTAGACTTATCCGATTATAAAGGAAAAACCATCTATTTGGCTTTCGTAAATAACACAAACAGCGGAACATATTTGGCTTTGGACGATTTGTATATCAGTCAATCTGCTGATTGTGTTATGCCTTCATTGGATGGATTTTCAGTTTCTGAGCTTAAACCAAATTCCGTAAAAATAGATTGGTCATCAACCAGCGGAATTAACAATTATGATGCAGGTTTAACGACATTCAATACATATGTATCTTCAAAAGGAATCACTTCTGCTACAACTAAAAGTTTTGATAATCTACAAGCTGGAAAAAGATACCAATTCTTCCTGAAAAATGCAGATTGCGGTTCTGGCTGGGCTGGGCCAAAATCAATCTGGACACCAACAGAATTGCCTTACTCTTATGATTTCGAAAAAACAGTTGAGAACTTTGGCGAATATGACTCAGACGGTTGGGCCTCTAACACTTGGTTGATGGGAGAAAATGAAGCTGTTGCTCAAAACGGAAGTGGTTACGCTTATAACAACACCAGTACTTCTGCAACCGCAAAGAATGATTGGCTTTTTTCTTATCCAATCTATCTAAAAAACGGAGAAACAGTTACTGCAAAATATTACACATCCATTGGAAATGAATCTGCAGAACCAGCAACTTTGAAAGTTGCTATTGCTAGCGCTCAAAACAAAGACAGCATCATCCAAAATCTATCTACTCAAACTGTGTCTCAACAAACTTATACAGAACACACTGTGAGTTATACAGCAACAGCTGACCAAGTTTATTATTTCGGATTTGGGAATACAACAGCTCAAGTTACAACGACAACTGCTTTGAGACTTGATAATATCAGTTTCTCAAAAAGTAATCTGGCGGTTAGTGATGTCAATAAAACCAACATTAAGGTTTATCCAAATCCAGTGGTTGACCAGTTGAATATCAAGACAGACGAGACAATTAAATCTGTTCAGGTTTATTCTTTAGATGGAAAATTGCTTAAAACCATCAACGGAAATACAACCACAGTTGATTTTAAAAATTACCCAAAAGGTTCTTATTTGGTTAAGATTGAGACCAATAAATCAACGACTTCTCAAAAAGTTATAAAATAA
- a CDS encoding anthranilate synthase component I family protein has translation MSNHQQSTINHQPIYIKTSVKSRLADLYTPIGIYLRLRDQFRDTILLESAGNQNSENSFSFICVNAIAGIEIRNYNEAELKFPLENPQKIDLENEKLSDLMQEFSNCFKCEKPNHEIGKQAQGFFGYTSYDAIPFFENIKFKEQSEENKIPLMRYRLYQYVIAINHHNDEMFLIENKINGLKSELSTLESIINQKNAPVFPFEITSEETSNLKDEEFLESVEFAKKHCFRGDVFQLVLSRRFEQKFQGDEFNVYRALRNINPSPYLFFFDYGDYKLMGSSPESQLIIKNGKAIIHPIAGTFKRTGNIEKDLESAEELKKDPKENAEHTMLVDLARNDLSIHGKNTTVSKLKEIHFFSHVIHMVSEVITDVKEDQNPYEMIATTFPQGTLSGAPKYRAMQLIDEHEKTSRSYYAGCIGFVGFDGSCNQAIMIRTFLSKNNTLFYQAGAGITAKSIAENELQEVNNKLGALKKAILKAEKL, from the coding sequence ATGAGCAACCATCAACAATCAACTATCAACCATCAACCAATTTACATAAAAACCTCTGTTAAATCCCGATTAGCAGATCTTTACACGCCGATTGGAATTTACCTTCGTCTTCGTGACCAGTTTCGTGACACGATTCTTCTGGAAAGCGCAGGAAATCAGAATTCTGAAAATTCGTTTTCGTTTATTTGTGTCAATGCGATTGCAGGAATAGAAATTCGAAATTATAACGAAGCTGAATTGAAATTTCCGCTTGAAAATCCTCAGAAAATCGATTTAGAAAATGAGAAATTATCTGATTTGATGCAGGAATTCTCCAATTGTTTCAAATGTGAAAAACCAAACCACGAGATTGGAAAACAAGCGCAAGGATTTTTCGGATATACGAGTTATGATGCGATTCCATTTTTTGAGAATATCAAATTCAAGGAACAATCGGAGGAAAATAAAATTCCATTGATGCGTTATCGCCTTTATCAATACGTGATTGCAATCAATCACCACAATGATGAGATGTTCCTGATCGAGAACAAAATCAACGGTTTAAAATCAGAGCTTTCTACACTTGAGAGTATCATTAATCAAAAAAATGCACCGGTTTTTCCTTTCGAAATTACCTCAGAAGAAACTTCGAATTTAAAAGATGAAGAGTTTTTGGAATCTGTAGAATTTGCGAAGAAACATTGTTTCCGTGGCGACGTTTTCCAATTGGTTTTGAGCAGAAGATTTGAACAGAAATTTCAAGGTGACGAGTTCAATGTTTATCGTGCTTTACGAAATATCAATCCTTCTCCTTATCTATTCTTCTTCGATTATGGCGATTACAAATTAATGGGCTCAAGTCCGGAAAGTCAGTTGATTATCAAAAACGGAAAAGCCATTATTCATCCAATTGCAGGAACTTTCAAAAGAACAGGAAACATTGAAAAAGATTTAGAATCTGCGGAAGAACTCAAAAAAGACCCGAAAGAAAATGCGGAACATACGATGCTGGTAGATTTGGCAAGAAATGATTTGAGTATTCACGGAAAAAACACAACGGTTTCCAAACTGAAAGAAATCCATTTTTTCTCGCACGTGATTCATATGGTTTCTGAGGTTATAACTGATGTCAAAGAAGACCAAAATCCTTACGAAATGATTGCAACTACTTTCCCACAAGGAACTTTGAGCGGCGCTCCAAAATACCGTGCAATGCAGTTAATTGATGAACACGAGAAAACTTCCAGAAGTTATTACGCGGGTTGTATCGGGTTTGTTGGATTTGACGGAAGTTGTAATCAAGCGATTATGATAAGAACTTTTTTAAGTAAAAACAACACTTTATTTTACCAAGCCGGCGCTGGAATTACCGCAAAATCTATTGCGGAAAATGAACTTCAGGAAGTTAATAACAAATTAGGCGCTTTGAAAAAAGCCATTTTAAAAGCAGAGAAATTATGA
- a CDS encoding anthranilate synthase component II: MKILVFDNYDSFTYNLVQIIEQIVDEKVDVYRNDQIPLEDIEKYDKIILSPGPGIPEEAGILLDVIKKYAPTKSIFGVCLGQQAIAEAFGGSLINLSEIYHGVATEATQTNEHKIFNNLPETLEVGRYHSWAVNPDDFPTELEITSVDKNGMIMSLKHKSYDVHAVQYHPESILTPNGKQILENFLQN, from the coding sequence ATGAAAATCTTAGTCTTCGATAATTATGACAGTTTTACTTACAATTTGGTTCAAATCATCGAGCAGATTGTGGATGAAAAAGTAGATGTTTACAGAAATGACCAAATCCCATTGGAAGACATTGAGAAATATGACAAAATCATTCTTTCCCCAGGTCCTGGAATTCCCGAAGAAGCAGGGATTTTATTAGATGTGATAAAAAAATATGCCCCTACAAAATCTATTTTCGGAGTTTGTTTGGGACAACAAGCCATTGCGGAGGCTTTCGGTGGAAGTTTGATTAATTTGTCTGAAATCTATCACGGTGTTGCAACTGAAGCAACTCAAACTAATGAACATAAGATTTTCAATAATTTACCGGAAACTTTGGAAGTTGGTCGCTATCACTCTTGGGCAGTCAATCCTGATGATTTCCCTACCGAATTAGAAATCACAAGCGTTGACAAAAACGGAATGATTATGAGTTTAAAACATAAATCGTACGATGTTCACGCGGTTCAGTATCATCCGGAAAGTATTCTGACTCCGAATGGAAAACAAATCTTAGAGAACTTTTTACAAAATTAA
- the trpD gene encoding anthranilate phosphoribosyltransferase: MKEILQYLFNHQTLTKAEAKAILIEISQNKFNESEVISFITVFLMRTITLEELEGFREALLQLAKPVDLGTKDLVDIVGTGGDGKNTFNISTLASFIVAGTGQKVAKQGNYGASSISGSSNVLEELGYKFKDNSEDLKTDLEKGNICFLHAPLFHPALKSVAPLRKQLGLKTFFNILGPLVNPARPDFTMIGVANLEIARVYQYLLQKQKSEFMLVHALDGYDEISLTGDTKIFSKIGEKIYSAEDLKFKNISPESIFGGETKEDAAKLFINILEGNGTEEQNSVVLANASIALENTGKYGNYDDCMTLAKESLESGKALKSLRSIIND, translated from the coding sequence ATGAAAGAAATCCTACAATACCTTTTCAATCACCAGACTTTGACAAAAGCCGAAGCCAAAGCGATTCTGATTGAAATTTCACAAAATAAATTCAACGAAAGTGAAGTCATTTCTTTCATCACGGTATTTCTGATGCGGACAATTACCCTGGAAGAACTCGAAGGTTTCCGAGAAGCATTGCTACAATTGGCAAAACCTGTCGATTTAGGAACCAAAGATTTGGTTGACATCGTTGGGACTGGCGGAGACGGAAAAAACACGTTTAACATTTCGACTTTAGCGAGTTTCATCGTTGCAGGAACTGGGCAAAAAGTAGCTAAGCAAGGCAATTATGGAGCTTCTTCTATTTCTGGTTCCTCTAATGTTTTGGAAGAACTGGGTTATAAATTCAAGGATAATTCCGAGGATTTGAAAACCGATCTGGAAAAAGGAAATATCTGTTTTCTACACGCACCGCTGTTTCATCCCGCTTTGAAATCCGTTGCACCTCTCAGAAAACAGCTTGGTCTGAAAACTTTTTTCAATATTTTGGGACCGTTGGTGAATCCTGCACGTCCCGATTTCACGATGATTGGTGTTGCAAATCTGGAAATTGCAAGAGTTTATCAATATCTTTTACAAAAGCAGAAAAGCGAGTTTATGTTGGTTCACGCTTTGGATGGTTACGACGAAATTTCTTTGACAGGCGATACAAAAATCTTTAGTAAAATTGGAGAAAAAATCTATTCCGCAGAAGATTTGAAATTCAAAAATATATCTCCTGAAAGTATTTTCGGAGGTGAAACTAAAGAAGATGCAGCGAAATTATTTATCAATATTTTGGAAGGTAATGGAACCGAAGAACAAAATTCAGTAGTTCTTGCCAATGCCTCTATTGCTTTGGAAAATACTGGAAAATATGGGAATTATGACGATTGTATGACTTTAGCAAAAGAAAGTTTGGAAAGTGGAAAAGCATTGAAATCGCTTCGCTCAATTATTAATGATTAA
- the trpC gene encoding indole-3-glycerol phosphate synthase TrpC — protein sequence MNILDKIIERKKQEVADAKSKISIEQLKDTEFFNKPTFSLKETIKTKSGIISEFKRQSPSKGIINDKVPPLEVVSQYEKFGASAVSILTDKDFFGGSFEDILSVRNHIKIPILRKDFMIDEYQFYEAKSIGADVILLIASCLSPTQVLEFTELAHSLNLEVLLEIHSGEELKHINKNVDFVGINNRNLKDFKVDLQHSVDLKNQLPDDILSVAESGIYNEEDFKFLEEKGFDGFLMGEYFIKNENPGEKFGEFVSKMRI from the coding sequence ATGAACATCCTCGATAAAATCATAGAACGAAAAAAACAGGAAGTTGCAGATGCAAAATCCAAAATCTCTATTGAACAACTTAAAGACACAGAGTTTTTTAACAAACCAACATTCTCGCTAAAAGAAACTATCAAAACAAAATCCGGAATTATCTCCGAATTCAAAAGACAATCGCCAAGCAAAGGGATTATCAATGACAAAGTTCCGCCTTTAGAAGTCGTTTCTCAATACGAAAAATTTGGGGCGAGCGCAGTTTCAATCTTGACGGACAAAGATTTTTTCGGTGGCAGTTTTGAAGATATTTTGAGCGTTCGAAATCACATCAAGATTCCGATTCTGAGAAAAGATTTTATGATTGATGAATATCAATTCTATGAGGCAAAATCAATTGGAGCAGACGTTATTTTGCTGATTGCATCTTGTCTTTCGCCAACTCAGGTTTTGGAATTTACAGAATTGGCTCATTCCTTAAATCTCGAAGTTTTGCTAGAAATCCATTCCGGGGAAGAATTAAAACATATTAATAAAAATGTCGATTTTGTTGGAATTAATAACAGAAATTTGAAGGATTTTAAAGTCGATTTGCAACATTCTGTAGATTTGAAAAACCAGCTTCCGGACGATATTTTGTCCGTTGCAGAAAGCGGAATCTATAATGAAGAAGATTTCAAATTCCTGGAAGAAAAAGGATTTGATGGATTTTTGATGGGCGAATATTTTATAAAGAATGAAAATCCTGGAGAGAAATTCGGAGAATTTGTTTCAAAAATGAGAATTTAA
- a CDS encoding phosphoribosylanthranilate isomerase yields MTQLKLKVCGLTKLDQIQELINLDVDFLGFIFYEKSPRYVLNHLNLKQISEIPHLQKVGVFVNEDLENIIEISEQANLNFIQLHGDETEDFISELKQKLNPKIGIIKVIRIGNQTSDELQKAINHQPSTIDYLLFDTDSKAFGGTGKTFDWNILNDIEIPIPYFLSGGVSLENTEDLKNINQKPTALDINSKFEIEAGNKDLQKVKEFLSLIKNETSISKLS; encoded by the coding sequence ATGACTCAACTAAAACTTAAAGTTTGCGGATTAACAAAACTTGATCAGATTCAGGAACTGATTAATTTGGATGTTGATTTCTTGGGATTTATATTTTATGAAAAATCTCCGAGATATGTTCTGAATCATTTGAATTTAAAACAGATTTCTGAAATCCCACACTTACAAAAAGTTGGTGTTTTTGTGAATGAAGATTTGGAAAACATTATTGAAATTTCGGAACAAGCAAACTTAAATTTCATCCAACTTCACGGCGATGAAACCGAAGATTTCATTTCAGAATTAAAACAAAAATTGAATCCAAAAATTGGAATTATTAAAGTTATCAGAATTGGAAATCAGACTTCCGATGAATTGCAAAAAGCCATCAACCATCAACCATCAACCATCGACTATCTTCTATTCGACACAGATTCCAAAGCATTTGGAGGAACAGGAAAAACCTTTGACTGGAATATTTTAAATGATATCGAGATTCCCATTCCTTATTTTTTAAGTGGCGGAGTTTCATTAGAAAATACAGAAGATTTAAAAAATATCAATCAAAAACCAACTGCTCTCGATATCAATTCAAAATTTGAAATCGAAGCTGGAAATAAAGATTTACAAAAAGTAAAAGAATTTTTATCATTAATAAAAAATGAAACATCTATTTCAAAACTTTCTTAA
- a CDS encoding OsmC family protein, which translates to MKHHQYKSKIFWTGNTGESTKSYRSYQRDYTISVDRKTDISGSSDPAFLGNPELHNPEDLLLASVSSCHLLWYLHLCSVNKILVLEYEDFAEGTMIENENGSGKFSEITLKPKIIVAEKEMIPKAVELHQKANEYCFIANSLNFDVKHHPEITAK; encoded by the coding sequence ATGAAACATCATCAATATAAAAGCAAAATATTCTGGACAGGAAATACTGGTGAATCTACAAAAAGCTATCGCTCTTACCAAAGAGATTACACGATTTCTGTTGATAGAAAAACTGATATTTCAGGTTCATCTGACCCGGCATTTCTTGGAAATCCGGAACTTCATAATCCTGAAGACTTGTTGTTGGCTTCGGTTTCTTCGTGTCATTTGTTGTGGTATCTTCATCTTTGTTCTGTGAACAAAATTCTGGTTTTGGAATATGAAGATTTTGCCGAAGGAACAATGATCGAGAATGAAAACGGAAGTGGAAAATTCAGTGAAATCACTTTAAAACCAAAGATTATAGTTGCTGAAAAAGAAATGATACCGAAAGCAGTTGAACTCCATCAGAAAGCAAACGAATATTGCTTCATCGCCAATTCATTAAACTTCGACGTGAAACATCATCCAGAGATCACAGCAAAATAA